A portion of the Sebastes fasciatus isolate fSebFas1 chromosome 2, fSebFas1.pri, whole genome shotgun sequence genome contains these proteins:
- the gtf2a2 gene encoding transcription initiation factor IIA subunit 2 produces the protein MAYQLYRNTTLGNSLQESLDELIQTQQITPQLALQVLLQFDKAINTALANRVRNRVNFRGSLNTYRFCDNVWTFVLNDVEFREVTDLVKVDKVKIVACDGKSESTQNKSDK, from the exons ATGGCCTACCAGTTGTACCGGAACACCACTCTGGGGAACAGCCTGCAGGAGAGTCTGGACGAGCTGATACAG ACTCAGCAGATCACTCCTCAGCTGGCTCTTCAGGTCCTCCTCCAGTTTGATAAAGCCATCAACACGGCGCTCGCCAACCGTGTCCGCAACAGAGTCAACTTCAGG GGCTCTCTCAACACCTACCGGTTCTGTGACAACGTGTGGACGTTCGTCCTCAACGACGTGGAGTTCAGGGAGGTCACGGACCTCGTGAAGGTTGACAAGGTCAAAATTGTTGCCTGTGACGGAAAGAGCGAGTCGACCCAGAACAAAAGTGATAAATGA